CGACGCCCGCGGGGTGCCGTGGTTCGGCCTGATCGTCACGTTCGTGACCGGCGTGGTCTGCTTCCTGCCCTTCCCGAGCTGGCAGGAGCTGGTCGGCTTCATCACCTCGGCGAGCGTCCTGATGTACGCGGGCGCCCCACTCGCCTACGGCGTCTTCGCGCGGCGCCTGCCGCACCTGGAACGGCCCTACCGGCTGCCCGCGGGCGGGGTGATCTCCCCGCTGTCGTTCGTGATCGCCGACCTCATCATCTACTGGGCCGGCTGGGAGACCCTGTGGCGGCTGGGCGTGGCGATCGTGCTCGGCTACGCGCTGCTCGGCGGCTACGCCTGGTACGCCATCAAGACCGGCAAGCCGGACGCGCCCCGCATGGACTTCAGGGCCGCCCAGTGGCTGCCGGTCTATCTGCTGGGCATGGGCCTGATCTCCTGGCAGGGCGGCTTCGGCGGCGCCGGGCACATCCCCCTGTGGTGGGACATGGCGATCATCGCGGTGTTCTCCGTCGGCGTCTACTACTGGGCGCGGGCCACCGCGTCCCGCACCGAGGAGATCGAGCGGAGCATCGAGGAGGTCGTGGTGACCGACGCGCCCGCGCACTGACAGCGGCCGGGGCCCCTGCCCGGACGGCGGTACCCGCGCCCCGGCAGGGGCCCCGGGCGCCCTCGCGAACGACTCCCGGTCCAGCTCAGCGCCTCCGCGCCGGCCCCTCGGCCGCCGCTCCCCTGCCCCGCGGCGGCCGTCCGGGCACGGACATAATGATCGGGTGACGCTCAACTCCCCCCACCACAGCGCCCCGTCCGGCTCGCCCGCCGTGCCCCGCTTCCCGGTCGTCGTCATCGGCGCGGGACCGGCGGGCCTCGCCCTCGGCAACGTCCTGCGGGCCGCCTCGATCGACTGCCTGGTCCTGGAGACGGAGTCCCGCGCCTTCATCGAAGGGCGCCCCAGGGCCGGCGTCATCGAGGAGTGGGCGGTGCGCGGCCTGGAGGAACGCGGCCTCGCCGAGAGCCTGTTGGCGCGGGCCGAGCGGCACACCGCGTGCGAGTTCCGGCTCGGCGGACGGCGCCACCGGCTCCCCTACCAGGAGTTGACGGGCCGTCACCACTACGTCTATCCACAGCCGTTGCTGGTCACGGACCTGGTGCGGGAGTACGCCGACGTGCGTGGCGGCGCGATCAGGTTCGAGGTGCGCGACGTCCGGCTGCACGGCCTCGACACCGCCGGGCCCGCGGTGTCGTACACCGTCGAGGACGGCGAACGGCACCTGGTGCGGGCCGACTTCGTGGCCGGCTGCGACGGCGCCCGCGGGGTGACCAGGACGGTGCTGCCCGACTGGGCCAGGATCTCCCGGCACGACTACGGCGTCGGCTGGCTCGCGCTGCTCGCCGAGGCACCGCCGTCCGCGGACTGCGTCCTGTTCGGCGTCCACCCGCGCGGCTTCGCCGGGCACATGCCGCGCAGCCCCGACGTGACCCGCTACTACCTGCAGTGCCCACCCGGCGACGACCCGGAGAACTGGCCGCAGGACAGGGTCTGGGCGGAGTTGCAGGAACGGCTCGCGGTGGACGACCGGCCCCCGCTCACCGAGGGGCGGCTGATCGAGAAGCGGGTCCTCGATCTGCACAACCACGTGGTGGAGCCGATGTCGTTCGGCCGCCTCTTCCTCGCCGGGGACGCCGCGCATCTGACCGCGCCCATCGCCGCCAAGGGCATGAACCTCGCCCTGCACGACGCGTTCCTGCTCGCCGACGCGCTCATCGCCTACCTGGCGGACGGCGACACCGCCGGTCTCGACGGCTACTCGGACGCCTGTCTGCGCCGCGTCTGGGACTACCAGGAGTTCTCGCAGTGGCTCTCCGACGTGTACCACGGCGCGTCCTCGGGCGACCCGTACCGCGCGGGCACCACCCGCGCCAGGCTGCGCCGCCTGTTCGACTCGCCCAGGGCGGCCGGGGCCTTCGCCGAGCAGTACCTCGGCGAGAGCTCCCCCGTCTGACCCGGCGCCGCGGCTCAGGCCACGCCGAGCCCCTCCAGCACGACGGCGCCCGGGAGTTCGGCGAACGCGGCGCCCGGCACCAGCAGCTTGCCGCGCCTGCGCCCGCTGCCCACCAGGACGTACGGCAGCTCGACGACGGCCGGGTCGACCAACACCGGCCAGTCGGCGGGCAGTCCGATCGGGGTGATGCCGCCGTACTCCATGCCGGTCTCCCCTGTCGCCGTGTCCATCGACGCGAACGACGCCTTCCGGGCGCCGAGTTGGCGGCGGACCACGCCGTTGACGTCGACCCGGGTGGTGGACAGCACGACACATGCGGCGAGCGAGGTCCCGCCGCCGCGCTTGCCGGCCACGACCACGCAGTTCGCGGACTGTTCGAGCAGCTCACGCCCGTAGTGCTCGACGAAGACGGCGGTGTCGGCCCACTCCGGGTCGGTGTCGACGTACACGATCCGCTCGGCGGGCACCGCGCCGTTCCAGCGGCGTACGGCGTCGGCGACCGGCGCGGTCAGCTCGTCGAGGCGGTCGGGGGCGGGGGCGAGGGCGGCGTCGTCGAAGTGGCCGATGGGTGCGTGCATGGCCGCACGCTAACAGCAGCGCCGGCCGGCGGGTCGGGGCGGTTCACTGGACGGGCGGGACGGAGACGGCCATCACCATCGTCAGCGGCTCGTCGCCGGTGTTGCCGTACACGTGCGGGCTGTCCGCCTCGAAGGTCACGCTCGCGCCGGTCGGGACGCGGTGCTCGACGCCGTCCACGGTCAGGGTCAGCTCACCGGACGTGACGTGCGCGATCTCGACCGTGCCCGCCGGGTGCGGGTCGGCGGGGCTGCTGTCGCCCGGCACCAGGTGCCAGTCCCACATCTCCAGCGGGCCGGGCGCCTCGGTGCCGGCCAGCAGCCGGTTGTGGCTGCCCGCGGGGGTGTGCCAGAGCCGTACCGCCTGCTCGGCGGGGACGATCCTGACCCGGGGGCCCTGCTCGTAGTCGAGCAGGGTGGTGATGCTGATGCCGAGGGCGTCGCCGATCTTGACGACCGTGCCGAGGCTGGGGTTGGTGCGGGCCTGCTCGATCTGGATGAGCATGCCGCGGCTGACCCCGGCGCGGGCGGCGAGCACGTCCAGGGTGAAGCCGCGGTCGTTGCGCCAGCGTTTGACGTTGCGCGCCAGGGACTGGGTCAGCAGGTCGAGGTCCGACACATTCCGTCCAACTCGTCACGCCCTCGTGGGGCACTGTCCTCGACGACAGAGTCCACTCGACTGCACTACGGTCCGGTGCACCCCGTCGTCCACCGAACTGTACTGCGAGGCGTCTCGTCGCGGTGTGCCCCGCGGCGGCGACGGGCCGACGGCGGCCGTCAGGTGTCAGGACCGAGGTCGGCCTCGGCCGGCCTGGACACCGTCTCCTCGTCCAACTCCGAGAGCCGCAACAGCTGTTCGGGGGTGACCCCGGCCGGGATCGGAATCGGGGCCGGGGTGCGCAGCGGCGGCTGCCACCCCTCGTCCTGGGTCCAGCGGCGGACCACCCGGGCCGGGGCGCCCGCCACCACCGCGTGGTCGGGGACCGTGCCGCGGACCACCGCGCCCGCCGCCACCACGACGTTCCGCCCGATCCTGGCGCCGGGCAGGATCACCGCGCCGGTGCCGACCCAGCAGCCTGGCCCGACCTCCACCGGCTCCATCCGGGGCCACTGCTTGCCGATGGGCTGGTGGGGATCGTCGTAGGAGTGGTTCGTGGAGGTGAGGTAGACGTAGGGGCCGAAGTAGCAGTCGCTGCCGATGGTGACCGTGGTGTCCGCGATGACATGGCTGCCCCGGCCGAGGACGACACCGTCGCCGATGCGCAGGATCGGGTCGGGGCCGAGGTCGAGGTCGGGCATCAGGCCCGCGGTGAGGGTGACCTGTTCGCCGACGACGCAGTGCGCGCCGATCTTGATCCATGGTTCACCGAAGACCGTGCCGAGCGGGAAGGCGAGCCGGGTGCCGGTGCCGAGGGCACCGAACCGGAAGCGGCCGGGGTGCGCGGCGGTCACCGAACCCGTGCGCTGCACCCAGGACCAGCCCGCGTGCACGGCACGCTGCGCGAGCCCCCGGGACCAGGACGAGAACGCGTTCGTGGGCTTCGGCACCCGCTCACCGTACTCAGCGGGGGCCTGGCGCACCGGCCGATGGCCCTGTGATCTTCACCCCACCGGGTGGCGTACGGTGCCGGAAGGATTCACCACCGGCGGAGGCGAGGAGAGGCCATGGCGCACAAGGCGTTGATCACGGGGTTCGGCGGCCGGGAGCCGCGGCTCGACGCGGAGGCGTTCGTGGCGCCGACCGCGTCGGTGATCGGGGACGTGACGCTGCGGGCCGGGGCCAGCGTCTGGTACGGCGCGGTCGTGCGCGGTGACGTCGAGGCGATCTCGGTGGGCGCGCGCAGCAACATCCAGGACAACTGCACGCTCCACGCCGACCCGGGGTTCCCGGTGCGCATCGGGGAGCGGGTGTCGGTGGGGCACAACGCCGTGGTGCACGGGGCGACCGTCGGGGACGACTGCCTGATCGGAATGGGCGCGACGGTCCTCAACGGCGCGGTGATCGGGGCGGGCTCGCTGGTCGCCGCGCAGGCGCTGGTGCCGCAGGGCATGGAGGTGCCGCCGGGTTCCCTGGTGGCGGGGGTCCCGGCGAAGGTCAGGCGGGAGCTGACCGAGGAGGAGAAGCAGGGCGTGACCCTGAACGGCACCCTCTACGCGGACCTCGCGAAGGCGCACCGCGAGGCGCACGAGGAGGGCTGAACGGGGAACTCGAACCCCGGGTCCGCCGTAGCCCTGCCCTGCCCTTTACGACGCCGGGCCCGCAACCCGGCGGGGCGCCGGGCCGGTCGGTGGGGAGGGACGGGCACGCTCGGGACGGGGATGGGCGGACGTCGGCCCGCGACAGGGCCAGGTCTCACTCGGCGGGGAGGCGCGGACGTCAGCTTGCGGCAGAGCGGGGAGAGGCAGGTCTCACTCGGCGGGGACGGTCGTCGTCCCCGCCGCCTCGCGCTCCGCCGCCTCTCGCTCCGCCGTGGCCTTCTGCGCGCGGCGCCGCACGAGCAGCATCGAGCCGAGCCCGAACAGCACGGCCGCCGCGAGACCGAAGTAGGAGAACCGCTTCAGCCAGTCCTCGGCGACGATGCCGACGTAGTAGACGACGGCGGTGGTGCCGCCCGCCCAGACGATCCCGCCGAGCACGTTGGCGATCAGGAACTTCCAGTACGGCATGTGCAGCACACCCGCGAGCGGACCGGCGAAGATGCGCAGCAGGGCGACGAAGCGGCCGAAGAAGACGGCCCACATGCCCCACTTCTCGAAGGACCGCTCGGCGGTGGCGATGTGCCCCTCGCCGAAGTGCTTCGGGAACTTCCTGCCGAGCCAGGCCAGCAGCGGGCGTCCGCCCTTGCGGCCGATGGCGTAGCCGATGGAGTCGCCGACGACCGCGCCGAGGCTGGCGCAGGCGCCGAGGATCAGGGGGTTGATCTCGGAGTGCTGCGAGGACAGCAGGGCGGCCGAGACCAGCACGATCTCGCCCGGCAGCGGGATGCCCAGGCTCTCCAGACCGATGACCAGCCCCACCAAGGCGTAGACGGCCACCGCGGGCACGCTGTCGAGCCACTCCTGGACGTGCAAAGCCGGTTCCTCCCGATATTTTCGCGATGCGCGACGCGCTATGAGCGATGCGCGATCCTCGCGACCCTGTTCCCGGCGCGCGGCGGACGCGCGCACGCCGGAAGCCTACCGGGTCCGGATGACGGCGCGGCGGCCCGTCAGGACGGAACGGTCACGCTGGTCCGCAGCCGCAGATCCCCCGAGGACGCCCCCACCCACACGGTCCTGCGGCCGGTGCCGAGCACCCGGCCGTGCCGTGAGGGGTCCCAGGAGGAGAGGGTGCGGGCGGCCACCCGCACGGTGACGCGGCGCCGCTCGCCAGGGCGCAGCGAGAGCCGCCGGTAGCCGCCCAACACCCTCACCGCCTGGTCGAGTTGGAGATGCGGCGAGGGTCCGACGTACACCTGCGGGACGGCGATCCCGGCGCGCGCCCCGCTGTTGCGCACGGTGAAGGTGACGTCGATCCCGTCGGGGGCGGGGCGCGCGGCGAGGTCCTGGTAGGCGAAGGACGTGTAGGAGAGTCCGTGCCCGAAGGGGAACAGCGGCCGGACGCCGCGGGCGTCGTACCAGCGGTGGCCGAGGTGGATGCCCTCGCTGTACTCCTCGACGCCGTCGGCGCCCGGGTAGCGGCGGGCGTCGCCCGCGACGGGGTGGTGGTCGTCGTCGACCGGGAAGGTCTGGGTGAGCCGCCCGCCGGGGTCGCAGTCGCCGTACAGGACGGCCGCGGTGGCCGCCGCGCCCTCCTGCCCGGGGTAGTACATCTGGAGGACGGCGCCGGTCCGATCGAGCCAGGGCATCGCGGTGGACGACGAGGTGTTGAGGACGACGGTGGTGCGCGGGTTGGCCGCGGTGACCTCGGCGATGAGGCGCTCCTGGTTGCCCGGCAGCGCGACGCTCGCCCGGTCGCGGCCCTCGGTGGCCTCCTCGTGGGCGAAGAGGACGACGTCGTCGGCGGCGCGGGCGGCGGCGACGGCCTCGGCGACGTCGTCGGCCCGGGTGGCGGCGGTGATGCGGCGCAGCCGGAACAGCTGTCCGGCGGAGCCGCCGTGCGCGGTGATCCGCAGGGTGTGGGTGCCGCGGGTGAGGTGCGGGGCGGCGCGCCGCACCTGCAGTCCGTCGGGCGCGGCGGTGGTCAGGCCGCCGACGAAGTACTCGTCCCAGCCGGGGGCGAGCGGGAAGAGTTCCGTGCCGTCGAGGAGGACGGCGGGGCGGGCCTTGGGGTCGCCGTCGTAGTGGAGGACGAAGGTCCACGTCCCGGTGGCGGGGACGGTGAGCCGGCCGTCGTAGGTCCAGGTCTGGCCAGGGGCCACCCGCTGTTCCTCGGTGGCGAAGGCGCGGCTGAGGGCCGAGGCGGGCAGCGGTTTGCCGAAGAGGTCCTCGCCGAGGGCGTAGGTGACCCGTGCGGCGCGCGCGGTGAGGACGTCGACGGGGCTGTCCGCGTGGTCGGGGACGACATGGGCGCTGCCGCCGCCGCTCACGTACGGCACGGCGCCGGTGGGTCCGATGACGGCGAGGCTCCGGCCGGGGGCGAGCGGCAGGGTGCCGTGGGCGTTGCGCAGCAGGGTGGCGCCCGCCTTGGCGACTTCGAGGGCGACGGCTGCGCCGGCCTTCGGGTCCCTGGCCGGGCGGGGCGGGGCGCTGCCGTCGAGGAGGCCGAAGCGGTCCATGACGGTGAGGACGCGGCGGACGGCCCGGTCGACGTACCGTTCGCCGACCTCGCCCGCGCGGACGGCCCGTTTCAGCGGGGCGCCGAAGTAGGTGCCGTCGGGCATCTCCAGGTCGAGTCCCGCGGTGAGCGACGCGACCGTGCTGTGCGCGGCGGACCAGTCGGTCATGACGAGGCCCTCGAAGCCCCACCGGTCGCGCAGGACGCCGGTGAGCAGTGCCTCGTTCTCGCAGGCGAAGGTGGCGTCCACCTTGTTGTAGGCGCCCATGACCGCGCCGACGCCCGCCTCCACGGCCGCCTCGAAGCCGCGCAACTCGCATTCGTGCAGGGTCTGTTCGTCGACCCGCACGTCGACGGAACCCCGGTCCCTCTCCTGGTTGTTGAGGGCGTAGTGCTTGACGGTGGCGATCAGGCCCTCGTCCTGGATGCCGGCGATCTCGGCGGCGACCAGGTCGGAGGCGAGCAGCGGATCCTCGCCGAAGGTCTCGAAGTTGCGGCCCGCGTAGGGGGTGCGGATGAGGTTGACCATCGGGGAGAGCAGCACGTCCTGGCCGAGGGCGCGGCCCTCGCGGCCGATGACCCCGCCGTAGCGGCGGGCCAGTTCGGGGTCGAACGCGGAGGCCAGCAGGACGGGTGCGGGCAGCGCGGTGGCGTGCCGGGTGACCCGGACGCCCGCCGGACCGTCGGCGAGCCGCAGCGGCGGGATGCCGAGCCGCCGCACCCCGGGGACGTAGCCCGCCTGACCGAGCGGCGCGGGGTCGGTGGCGCCGTGCAGGAGCGAGATCTTCTCGTCGAGGGTGAGCCGGCTCAGGAGGTCCTCGACCCGGGGCGCGGCGCCGGCCCGGGATCCGACCCGGGCGTACGCGGGGGGCGTGGGCCCGCCGGTGGCCGCCGCCGCGACGGCGATGGCGCCGCCCATCAGACGCAGGGCGGATCGCCGGGAGGGGACCGTTTCGGTCATGAGCCGTCACTCCTTCGATGTGCGGGCACGACGAGCGACGGGCACGTCGCGCACAACGAGCACGCCGAGCACGACGGGCGGTCCGCGACGGCACACGGCGTCCCGATGCGCGGGCGGTGTCTGACCGCACTATGCGACAGAAAGGACATGACGCCCTGTTTGGACACACCTCGTCGACCACGGCGGGGCAGCGGCAGCGGCGAGGGCGACCCCTACCCGGCCGGGGGGAGCGGGCCCGGGGGGGGCGGCCCGGGGGGGCGGCCCGGGGGGGCGGCCCCGGGGGGGGCGACCCGGGGGGGCGGCCCCGGGGGGGGCGACCCGATGGGGGCGCGATCCGGCGGAGGGGAGCGTCTCGGCGGAGGAACGGTTCGGCGAAGGGCGCGGCCCGGTGGGGGGGGCGGCCCGGCGGGGGCGGCCCGGCGGGGGCGGCCCGGCGGGGGCGGCCCGGCGGGGGGGCGGCCCGGCGAAGGGCGCGGGCCGGCGGGGGGGGGCGGCCCGGCGAAGGGCGCGGGCCGGCGGGGGGGGGCGGCCCGGCGAAGGGCGCGGCCCGGTGGAGAAACGGTTCGGCGAGGGGACGTCCCCGGTTCAGCGCCGCGCGGTGCCGGTGCGCTGGGAGCCGCTGGCTGTCCTCGTGAGGGCGGCCGGTGCTGTCGTCGTGACGGCGGTCGAAGCCTCCTCCGCATCGGGGGCGGTCGCCGCGACGACGGCCGCGCGCATCGCCGTCACCGCGTCCACGGAGTCGCCGACCAGGTCGAAGGGCCCGGCAGGCAGGCGTCTGGCCCCCTCGACGGCGCCAGGTACGGCCGCGCCACCCTCGCTCATCCGCACGAGCCGTCCCGCGTACCGCTCCTCGCCCGCCGTCCCGCGCTGTGACGGGACGGCCCTGGGCGACCGGGCATCGGAGGGCGCCCGCTCCGCCTCCGCGTGCCCTCTGTCCTCCCGGCCCCTCTTCCCTTCCGGCCCCTTATCCCTCTTATCCCTCGTCCCCTTATCTCTGGGCCCCTTCTTTGGGGACCCCTTCTCCGTGGGCCCGTTCCTGGGACCCTCGTTGCCCGGTGTCCGTCCGGTATCTCCCGTGCCACTCGCGCCGCCCGTGCCTGCCGTGGCGCCCGCTCCTCCCGGGTGCCCCGTGCCTGCCGTGGCGCCCGCGCCTGCCGTGGCGCCCGCGCCTTCCGTGCCTCCCGGGTCCCCTGGGTCCTCTGAGCCCCCCGTGTTCCGGTGCCCGGCCTCCAGCACCCATCGCTGCCCGGCAGAGCCGTCCCGCCGTGCGATGACGACGGTCGCGTCCTTGCCCGACGCGACGAGCCGTCCCGCGCCCGCACGGGGCAGCAACTCGCCGCGCACGGTGAGGTCGTAGCGGGATTCGGCCGGGTGGACGGCGCAGTCGGCGACCGTCACCGTGCCCCGGCCGGGGTCGGAGACCAGGCAGCTCGTGAGG
The sequence above is a segment of the Streptomyces griseoviridis genome. Coding sequences within it:
- a CDS encoding 4-hydroxybenzoate 3-monooxygenase, with product MTLNSPHHSAPSGSPAVPRFPVVVIGAGPAGLALGNVLRAASIDCLVLETESRAFIEGRPRAGVIEEWAVRGLEERGLAESLLARAERHTACEFRLGGRRHRLPYQELTGRHHYVYPQPLLVTDLVREYADVRGGAIRFEVRDVRLHGLDTAGPAVSYTVEDGERHLVRADFVAGCDGARGVTRTVLPDWARISRHDYGVGWLALLAEAPPSADCVLFGVHPRGFAGHMPRSPDVTRYYLQCPPGDDPENWPQDRVWAELQERLAVDDRPPLTEGRLIEKRVLDLHNHVVEPMSFGRLFLAGDAAHLTAPIAAKGMNLALHDAFLLADALIAYLADGDTAGLDGYSDACLRRVWDYQEFSQWLSDVYHGASSGDPYRAGTTRARLRRLFDSPRAAGAFAEQYLGESSPV
- a CDS encoding YbaK/EbsC family protein — encoded protein: MHAPIGHFDDAALAPAPDRLDELTAPVADAVRRWNGAVPAERIVYVDTDPEWADTAVFVEHYGRELLEQSANCVVVAGKRGGGTSLAACVVLSTTRVDVNGVVRRQLGARKASFASMDTATGETGMEYGGITPIGLPADWPVLVDPAVVELPYVLVGSGRRRGKLLVPGAAFAELPGAVVLEGLGVA
- a CDS encoding helix-turn-helix domain-containing protein, with product MSDLDLLTQSLARNVKRWRNDRGFTLDVLAARAGVSRGMLIQIEQARTNPSLGTVVKIGDALGISITTLLDYEQGPRVRIVPAEQAVRLWHTPAGSHNRLLAGTEAPGPLEMWDWHLVPGDSSPADPHPAGTVEIAHVTSGELTLTVDGVEHRVPTGASVTFEADSPHVYGNTGDEPLTMVMAVSVPPVQ
- a CDS encoding acyltransferase, whose protein sequence is MPKPTNAFSSWSRGLAQRAVHAGWSWVQRTGSVTAAHPGRFRFGALGTGTRLAFPLGTVFGEPWIKIGAHCVVGEQVTLTAGLMPDLDLGPDPILRIGDGVVLGRGSHVIADTTVTIGSDCYFGPYVYLTSTNHSYDDPHQPIGKQWPRMEPVEVGPGCWVGTGAVILPGARIGRNVVVAAGAVVRGTVPDHAVVAGAPARVVRRWTQDEGWQPPLRTPAPIPIPAGVTPEQLLRLSELDEETVSRPAEADLGPDT
- a CDS encoding gamma carbonic anhydrase family protein, encoding MAHKALITGFGGREPRLDAEAFVAPTASVIGDVTLRAGASVWYGAVVRGDVEAISVGARSNIQDNCTLHADPGFPVRIGERVSVGHNAVVHGATVGDDCLIGMGATVLNGAVIGAGSLVAAQALVPQGMEVPPGSLVAGVPAKVRRELTEEEKQGVTLNGTLYADLAKAHREAHEEG
- a CDS encoding DedA family protein; amino-acid sequence: MHVQEWLDSVPAVAVYALVGLVIGLESLGIPLPGEIVLVSAALLSSQHSEINPLILGACASLGAVVGDSIGYAIGRKGGRPLLAWLGRKFPKHFGEGHIATAERSFEKWGMWAVFFGRFVALLRIFAGPLAGVLHMPYWKFLIANVLGGIVWAGGTTAVVYYVGIVAEDWLKRFSYFGLAAAVLFGLGSMLLVRRRAQKATAEREAAEREAAGTTTVPAE
- a CDS encoding beta-glucosidase family protein; its protein translation is MTETVPSRRSALRLMGGAIAVAAAATGGPTPPAYARVGSRAGAAPRVEDLLSRLTLDEKISLLHGATDPAPLGQAGYVPGVRRLGIPPLRLADGPAGVRVTRHATALPAPVLLASAFDPELARRYGGVIGREGRALGQDVLLSPMVNLIRTPYAGRNFETFGEDPLLASDLVAAEIAGIQDEGLIATVKHYALNNQERDRGSVDVRVDEQTLHECELRGFEAAVEAGVGAVMGAYNKVDATFACENEALLTGVLRDRWGFEGLVMTDWSAAHSTVASLTAGLDLEMPDGTYFGAPLKRAVRAGEVGERYVDRAVRRVLTVMDRFGLLDGSAPPRPARDPKAGAAVALEVAKAGATLLRNAHGTLPLAPGRSLAVIGPTGAVPYVSGGGSAHVVPDHADSPVDVLTARAARVTYALGEDLFGKPLPASALSRAFATEEQRVAPGQTWTYDGRLTVPATGTWTFVLHYDGDPKARPAVLLDGTELFPLAPGWDEYFVGGLTTAAPDGLQVRRAAPHLTRGTHTLRITAHGGSAGQLFRLRRITAATRADDVAEAVAAARAADDVVLFAHEEATEGRDRASVALPGNQERLIAEVTAANPRTTVVLNTSSSTAMPWLDRTGAVLQMYYPGQEGAAATAAVLYGDCDPGGRLTQTFPVDDDHHPVAGDARRYPGADGVEEYSEGIHLGHRWYDARGVRPLFPFGHGLSYTSFAYQDLAARPAPDGIDVTFTVRNSGARAGIAVPQVYVGPSPHLQLDQAVRVLGGYRRLSLRPGERRRVTVRVAARTLSSWDPSRHGRVLGTGRRTVWVGASSGDLRLRTSVTVPS